The Vespula vulgaris chromosome 4, iyVesVulg1.1, whole genome shotgun sequence genome has a segment encoding these proteins:
- the LOC127063591 gene encoding uncharacterized protein LOC127063591 isoform X2, whose product MALVMLPCDLPWWPAVVKQLDRAALAKNSTDLLDAMQRLHDMCNISLDPEEDIQDPELFTGLAKFLDEDLDSIEREQVFKKTIPRMVERAKSLRSTKPPQGLHYSLQQQGDSVEYSYAFVSSLIANAFFSTYPKRTTKTHPTLRDFNFTNFFKHLHTNCQKAKLKSIFHYYDYLENEGALDGRVIISRQVMTSKQWLTIEDWLESNVPLCPLTIRHEGRLGRQETETVYVCFASARFGGGVLDGDVTQETIHLATHPEMIAAILSVEALEDNEALVVENVRRISIINDPHNRAIFEAVPKPNTVTICCIDPEDYSRLPLTQFEEDNILREMNKSLLGFRQRHVPSSPTDPIKTELDTDGSLGARRLSPIGESFSSTPPEIENENKFYEIGDATKDVETTTFGELSKSPSGTELRTKPNGKFVRSASPRRVCKDSSCMNKKNRFIVLGSSGEVLPVTRKSLGQMSVYSSCNSQSTDSFHSAKDTMDEEVDEEEQKLTRRYSSQLDTPERRGTFAQRLKEALKRESTATGASTSNTSSGESSYAVGISIAGSHVCDQDIKLKRGGSRGFVLRDETVDEDFLKESLEAEQKWLGRFRQSQPPAFQRRETNASSRYSFSTEYNSDFCSELEEVYEQLSKWLEDPIAEDENRELDARDRAVVRFAGSLLKRALSESFAGVPVQEGEPQPFIDSTDINQRHKLALAVRSLSLELARQKSRRQQSVSESEEIEYYEDALSDEATITKDTKDFQRRKLRAVAFTSEVYQTLVDDHTTVYLPKSIDRKISGTDDNISGSTCVNNTTHGNPIEKSIQCLVNEIPRENSSNIGGLLSVATGNWGCGSRLRGDPQLKLVIQWLAASLAGVPRLIYYTAGNCSLSKVRIELNFRIRIYII is encoded by the exons ATGGCTTTAGTTATGCTTCCTTGCGATCTACCATGGTGGCCAGCTGTGGTAAAACAATTAGACAGAGCAGCGCTGGCCAAAAACTCTACGGATCTTTTGGACGCGATGCAGAGATTGCACGACATGTGCAA CATAAGCCTAGATCCCGAGGAAGACATTCAAGATCCTGAGTTGTTCACAGGATTAGCAAAATTTCTCGATGAGGATCTCGATTCTATCGAACGTGAGCAGGTATTCAAAAAAACCATACCACGAATGGTAGAGAGAGCTAAATCTTTGAGATCTACGAAACCTCCTCAGGGCTTACACTACAGTCTGCAGCAACAGG gagATAGCGTCGAATACAGTTACGctttcgtctcttctcttATCGCTAACGCATTTTTCTCAACATATCCAAAAAGAACGACAAAAACACATCCCACACTAAGAGACTTCAACTTTACGAATTTCTTCAAACACCTTCACAC GAATTGtcagaaagcaaaattgaagaGCATATTTCATTACTACGATTATCTTGAAAACGAAGGTGCATTGGATGGGCGAGTGATTATTTCGAGACAG GTAATGACGTCAAAACAATGGTTGACCATAGAAGATTGGCTCGAAAGTAATGTACCACTTTGTCCTTTGACGATTCGTCACGAAGGTCGTTTGGGAAGGCAAGAAACAGAAACTGTTTACGTCTGTTTCGCAAGCGCAAGATTTGGAGGTGGAGTACTCGACGGTGATGTTACGCAAGAAACCAttcat CTAGCAACTCATCCAGAAATGATCGCAGCAATTTTATCAGTCGAGGCTTTGGAAGATAACGAAGCTTTGGTAGTGGAAAATGTTAGACGTATATCCATCATAAACGATCCCCATAACAGAGCAATATTCGAAGCTGTTCCCAAGCCTAATACC gTAACCATTTGCTGTATAGATCCAGAAGATTATTCAAGATTACCATTAACGCAATTCGAAGAAGACAACATTTTGAGAGAAATGAACAAGTCCCTTTTAGGATTTCGACAAAGACACGTACCGAGTAGCCCAACAGATCCGATCAAAACCGAATTAGATACCGATGGAAGTTTAGGAGCTCGGAGATTGTCACCGATTGGTGAAAGTTTTAGTAGCACTCCACctgaaattgaaaatgaaaataagttTTATGAAATTGGTGATGCCACGAAAGATG TTGAAACAACGACATTTGGTGAATTGAGCAAATCACCGAGTGGTACTGAACTTCGAACAAAACCAAACGGTAAATTTGTTCGATCAGCGAGCCCTCGAAGAGTTTGCAAGGACAGCAGTTgcatgaacaaaaaaaatcgttttattgTTCTTGGATCTAGCGGTGAAGTTTTACCAGTCACTCGGAAATCTCTTGGTCAAATGTCTGTTTACAGTAGTTGCAATAGTCAAAGTACGGATAGTTTTCACAGTGCAAAAGACACGATGGACGAAGAAGTTG aCGAGgaagagcaaaaattaacGAGGCGATACAGTTCGCAATTGGATACACCCGAAAGACGAGGTACATTTGcacaaagattaaaagaagCTCTCAAGCGAGAAAGTACAGCCACTGGTGCATCTACTTCCAATACTTCTTCCGGTGAAAGTAGTTATGCCGTTGGGATAAGTATCGCGGGAAGTCACGTCTGTGATCAAGATATCAA ATTGAAAAGAGGAGGTTCAAGGGGATTCGTTCTGCGAGACGAAACGGTAGACGAAGATTTTTTGAAAGAGTCTTTGGAAGCAGAACAAAAATGGTTGGGTAGATTTCGACAAAGTCAACCTCCGGCAtttcaaagaagagaaaccaATGCTAGCAGTAGATATAGTTTCAGTACAGAATATAATTCTG ACTTCTGTTCCGAATTAGAAGAAGTCTATGAGCAATTGTCAAAATGGTTGGAAGATCCAATCGCAGAAGATGAAAATCGTGAGTTGGATGCACGAGATAGAGCAGTCGTTAGATTCGCTGGTTCGTTGTTAAAAAGAGCGCTTAGCGAATCGTTCGCAGGTGTTCCAGTTCAAGAGGGTGAACCTCAACCTTTCATCGATTCGACTGATATAAATCAGAGGCACAAATTAGCTTTAGCTGTGAGAAGTTTAAGTTTAGAACTGGCACGTCAGAAAAGCAGAAGGCAGCAATCg GTTTCTGAATcagaagaaatagaatattatgAAGATGCTCTGAGCGATGAGGCAACGATAACAAAGGATACGAAGGATTTTCAACGCAGGAAACTGCGAGCTGTTGCATTTACTTCTGAGGTATATCAAACCTTGGTCGATGATCATACTACTGTATATCTACCCAAGTctatagatagaaagatctCTGGAACTGATGATAATATATCGGGATCGACTTGTGTCAATAATACTACGCATGGAAATCCTATAGAGAAGTCCATACAATGTTTAGTAAACGAA ataCCTCGAGAGAATAGTTCTAACATCGGGGGATTATTGTCTGTAGCAACAGGCAATTGGGGTTGTGGATCAAGATTAAGAGGTGATCCACAATTGAAGCTTGTCATACAATGGCTTGCAGCTTCTTTGGCAGGTGTACcaagattaatttattataccgCAGGAAATTGTTCTTTATCTAAGGTaagaatcgaattaaatttcaggataagaatatatataatttga
- the LOC127063591 gene encoding uncharacterized protein LOC127063591 isoform X3, whose product MALVMLPCDLPWWPAVVKQLDRAALAKNSTDLLDAMQRLHDMCNISLDPEEDIQDPELFTGLAKFLDEDLDSIEREQVFKKTIPRMVERAKSLRSTKPPQGLHYSLQQQGDSVEYSYAFVSSLIANAFFSTYPKRTTKTHPTLRDFNFTNFFKHLHTNCQKAKLKSIFHYYDYLENEGALDGRVIISRQVMTSKQWLTIEDWLESNVPLCPLTIRHEGRLGRQETETVYVCFASARFGGGVLDGDVTQETIHLATHPEMIAAILSVEALEDNEALVVENVRRISIINDPHNRAIFEAVPKPNTVTICCIDPEDYSRLPLTQFEEDNILREMNKSLLGFRQRHVPSSPTDPIKTELDTDGSLGARRLSPIGESFSSTPPEIENENKFYEIGDATKDVETTTFGELSKSPSGTELRTKPNGKFVRSASPRRVCKDSSCMNKKNRFIVLGSSGEVLPVTRKSLGQMSVYSSCNSQSTDSFHSAKDTMDEEVDEEEQKLTRRYSSQLDTPERRGTFAQRLKEALKRESTATGASTSNTSSGESSYAVGISIAGSHVCDQDIKLKRGGSRGFVLRDETVDEDFLKESLEAEQKWLGRFRQSQPPAFQRRETNASSRYSFSTEYNSDFCSELEEVYEQLSKWLEDPIAEDENRELDARDRAVVRFAGSLLKRALSESFAGVPVQEGEPQPFIDSTDINQRHKLALAVRSLSLELARQKSRRQQSVSESEEIEYYEDALSDEATITKDTKDFQRRKLRAVAFTSEIPRENSSNIGGLLSVATGNWGCGSRLRGDPQLKLVIQWLAASLAGVPRLIYYTAGNCSLSKLDTISRVLLDRHWSVGDLAAAVLKFSLQAIEKRVENKSNLFEELIGTDKLSP is encoded by the exons ATGGCTTTAGTTATGCTTCCTTGCGATCTACCATGGTGGCCAGCTGTGGTAAAACAATTAGACAGAGCAGCGCTGGCCAAAAACTCTACGGATCTTTTGGACGCGATGCAGAGATTGCACGACATGTGCAA CATAAGCCTAGATCCCGAGGAAGACATTCAAGATCCTGAGTTGTTCACAGGATTAGCAAAATTTCTCGATGAGGATCTCGATTCTATCGAACGTGAGCAGGTATTCAAAAAAACCATACCACGAATGGTAGAGAGAGCTAAATCTTTGAGATCTACGAAACCTCCTCAGGGCTTACACTACAGTCTGCAGCAACAGG gagATAGCGTCGAATACAGTTACGctttcgtctcttctcttATCGCTAACGCATTTTTCTCAACATATCCAAAAAGAACGACAAAAACACATCCCACACTAAGAGACTTCAACTTTACGAATTTCTTCAAACACCTTCACAC GAATTGtcagaaagcaaaattgaagaGCATATTTCATTACTACGATTATCTTGAAAACGAAGGTGCATTGGATGGGCGAGTGATTATTTCGAGACAG GTAATGACGTCAAAACAATGGTTGACCATAGAAGATTGGCTCGAAAGTAATGTACCACTTTGTCCTTTGACGATTCGTCACGAAGGTCGTTTGGGAAGGCAAGAAACAGAAACTGTTTACGTCTGTTTCGCAAGCGCAAGATTTGGAGGTGGAGTACTCGACGGTGATGTTACGCAAGAAACCAttcat CTAGCAACTCATCCAGAAATGATCGCAGCAATTTTATCAGTCGAGGCTTTGGAAGATAACGAAGCTTTGGTAGTGGAAAATGTTAGACGTATATCCATCATAAACGATCCCCATAACAGAGCAATATTCGAAGCTGTTCCCAAGCCTAATACC gTAACCATTTGCTGTATAGATCCAGAAGATTATTCAAGATTACCATTAACGCAATTCGAAGAAGACAACATTTTGAGAGAAATGAACAAGTCCCTTTTAGGATTTCGACAAAGACACGTACCGAGTAGCCCAACAGATCCGATCAAAACCGAATTAGATACCGATGGAAGTTTAGGAGCTCGGAGATTGTCACCGATTGGTGAAAGTTTTAGTAGCACTCCACctgaaattgaaaatgaaaataagttTTATGAAATTGGTGATGCCACGAAAGATG TTGAAACAACGACATTTGGTGAATTGAGCAAATCACCGAGTGGTACTGAACTTCGAACAAAACCAAACGGTAAATTTGTTCGATCAGCGAGCCCTCGAAGAGTTTGCAAGGACAGCAGTTgcatgaacaaaaaaaatcgttttattgTTCTTGGATCTAGCGGTGAAGTTTTACCAGTCACTCGGAAATCTCTTGGTCAAATGTCTGTTTACAGTAGTTGCAATAGTCAAAGTACGGATAGTTTTCACAGTGCAAAAGACACGATGGACGAAGAAGTTG aCGAGgaagagcaaaaattaacGAGGCGATACAGTTCGCAATTGGATACACCCGAAAGACGAGGTACATTTGcacaaagattaaaagaagCTCTCAAGCGAGAAAGTACAGCCACTGGTGCATCTACTTCCAATACTTCTTCCGGTGAAAGTAGTTATGCCGTTGGGATAAGTATCGCGGGAAGTCACGTCTGTGATCAAGATATCAA ATTGAAAAGAGGAGGTTCAAGGGGATTCGTTCTGCGAGACGAAACGGTAGACGAAGATTTTTTGAAAGAGTCTTTGGAAGCAGAACAAAAATGGTTGGGTAGATTTCGACAAAGTCAACCTCCGGCAtttcaaagaagagaaaccaATGCTAGCAGTAGATATAGTTTCAGTACAGAATATAATTCTG ACTTCTGTTCCGAATTAGAAGAAGTCTATGAGCAATTGTCAAAATGGTTGGAAGATCCAATCGCAGAAGATGAAAATCGTGAGTTGGATGCACGAGATAGAGCAGTCGTTAGATTCGCTGGTTCGTTGTTAAAAAGAGCGCTTAGCGAATCGTTCGCAGGTGTTCCAGTTCAAGAGGGTGAACCTCAACCTTTCATCGATTCGACTGATATAAATCAGAGGCACAAATTAGCTTTAGCTGTGAGAAGTTTAAGTTTAGAACTGGCACGTCAGAAAAGCAGAAGGCAGCAATCg GTTTCTGAATcagaagaaatagaatattatgAAGATGCTCTGAGCGATGAGGCAACGATAACAAAGGATACGAAGGATTTTCAACGCAGGAAACTGCGAGCTGTTGCATTTACTTCTGAG ataCCTCGAGAGAATAGTTCTAACATCGGGGGATTATTGTCTGTAGCAACAGGCAATTGGGGTTGTGGATCAAGATTAAGAGGTGATCCACAATTGAAGCTTGTCATACAATGGCTTGCAGCTTCTTTGGCAGGTGTACcaagattaatttattataccgCAGGAAATTGTTCTTTATCTAAG TTGGATACAATAAGTAGAGTTCTTCTAGATAGACATTGGTCAGTAGGTGATTTAGCTGCAGCTGTATTAAAGTTTTCTCTACAAGCCATtgaaaaaagagtagaaaacaAAAGTAATCTTTTTGAAGAATTAATCGGTACGGACAAACTGAGTCCTTAG
- the LOC127063591 gene encoding uncharacterized protein LOC127063591 isoform X4 codes for MALVMLPCDLPWWPAVVKQLDRAALAKNSTDLLDAMQRLHDMCNISLDPEEDIQDPELFTGLAKFLDEDLDSIEREQVFKKTIPRMVERAKSLRSTKPPQGLHYSLQQQGDSVEYSYAFVSSLIANAFFSTYPKRTTKTHPTLRDFNFTNFFKHLHTNCQKAKLKSIFHYYDYLENEGALDGRVIISRQVMTSKQWLTIEDWLESNVPLCPLTIRHEGRLGRQETETVYVCFASARFGGGVLDGDVTQETIHLATHPEMIAAILSVEALEDNEALVVENVRRISIINDPHNRAIFEAVPKPNTVTICCIDPEDYSRLPLTQFEEDNILREMNKSLLGFRQRHVPSSPTDPIKTELDTDGSLGARRLSPIGESFSSTPPEIENENKFYEIGDATKDVETTTFGELSKSPSGTELRTKPNGKFVRSASPRRVCKDSSCMNKKNRFIVLGSSGEVLPVTRKSLGQMSVYSSCNSQSTDSFHSAKDTMDEEVDEEEQKLTRRYSSQLDTPERRGTFAQRLKEALKRESTATGASTSNTSSGESSYAVGISIAGSHVCDQDIKLKRGGSRGFVLRDETVDEDFLKESLEAEQKWLGRFRQSQPPAFQRRETNASSRYSFSTEYNSDFCSELEEVYEQLSKWLEDPIAEDENRELDARDRAVVRFAGSLLKRALSESFAGVPVQEGEPQPFIDSTDINQRHKLALAVRSLSLELARQKSRRQQSIPRENSSNIGGLLSVATGNWGCGSRLRGDPQLKLVIQWLAASLAGVPRLIYYTAGNCSLSKLDTISRVLLDRHWSVGDLAAAVLKFSLQAIEKRVENKSNLFEELIGTDKLSP; via the exons ATGGCTTTAGTTATGCTTCCTTGCGATCTACCATGGTGGCCAGCTGTGGTAAAACAATTAGACAGAGCAGCGCTGGCCAAAAACTCTACGGATCTTTTGGACGCGATGCAGAGATTGCACGACATGTGCAA CATAAGCCTAGATCCCGAGGAAGACATTCAAGATCCTGAGTTGTTCACAGGATTAGCAAAATTTCTCGATGAGGATCTCGATTCTATCGAACGTGAGCAGGTATTCAAAAAAACCATACCACGAATGGTAGAGAGAGCTAAATCTTTGAGATCTACGAAACCTCCTCAGGGCTTACACTACAGTCTGCAGCAACAGG gagATAGCGTCGAATACAGTTACGctttcgtctcttctcttATCGCTAACGCATTTTTCTCAACATATCCAAAAAGAACGACAAAAACACATCCCACACTAAGAGACTTCAACTTTACGAATTTCTTCAAACACCTTCACAC GAATTGtcagaaagcaaaattgaagaGCATATTTCATTACTACGATTATCTTGAAAACGAAGGTGCATTGGATGGGCGAGTGATTATTTCGAGACAG GTAATGACGTCAAAACAATGGTTGACCATAGAAGATTGGCTCGAAAGTAATGTACCACTTTGTCCTTTGACGATTCGTCACGAAGGTCGTTTGGGAAGGCAAGAAACAGAAACTGTTTACGTCTGTTTCGCAAGCGCAAGATTTGGAGGTGGAGTACTCGACGGTGATGTTACGCAAGAAACCAttcat CTAGCAACTCATCCAGAAATGATCGCAGCAATTTTATCAGTCGAGGCTTTGGAAGATAACGAAGCTTTGGTAGTGGAAAATGTTAGACGTATATCCATCATAAACGATCCCCATAACAGAGCAATATTCGAAGCTGTTCCCAAGCCTAATACC gTAACCATTTGCTGTATAGATCCAGAAGATTATTCAAGATTACCATTAACGCAATTCGAAGAAGACAACATTTTGAGAGAAATGAACAAGTCCCTTTTAGGATTTCGACAAAGACACGTACCGAGTAGCCCAACAGATCCGATCAAAACCGAATTAGATACCGATGGAAGTTTAGGAGCTCGGAGATTGTCACCGATTGGTGAAAGTTTTAGTAGCACTCCACctgaaattgaaaatgaaaataagttTTATGAAATTGGTGATGCCACGAAAGATG TTGAAACAACGACATTTGGTGAATTGAGCAAATCACCGAGTGGTACTGAACTTCGAACAAAACCAAACGGTAAATTTGTTCGATCAGCGAGCCCTCGAAGAGTTTGCAAGGACAGCAGTTgcatgaacaaaaaaaatcgttttattgTTCTTGGATCTAGCGGTGAAGTTTTACCAGTCACTCGGAAATCTCTTGGTCAAATGTCTGTTTACAGTAGTTGCAATAGTCAAAGTACGGATAGTTTTCACAGTGCAAAAGACACGATGGACGAAGAAGTTG aCGAGgaagagcaaaaattaacGAGGCGATACAGTTCGCAATTGGATACACCCGAAAGACGAGGTACATTTGcacaaagattaaaagaagCTCTCAAGCGAGAAAGTACAGCCACTGGTGCATCTACTTCCAATACTTCTTCCGGTGAAAGTAGTTATGCCGTTGGGATAAGTATCGCGGGAAGTCACGTCTGTGATCAAGATATCAA ATTGAAAAGAGGAGGTTCAAGGGGATTCGTTCTGCGAGACGAAACGGTAGACGAAGATTTTTTGAAAGAGTCTTTGGAAGCAGAACAAAAATGGTTGGGTAGATTTCGACAAAGTCAACCTCCGGCAtttcaaagaagagaaaccaATGCTAGCAGTAGATATAGTTTCAGTACAGAATATAATTCTG ACTTCTGTTCCGAATTAGAAGAAGTCTATGAGCAATTGTCAAAATGGTTGGAAGATCCAATCGCAGAAGATGAAAATCGTGAGTTGGATGCACGAGATAGAGCAGTCGTTAGATTCGCTGGTTCGTTGTTAAAAAGAGCGCTTAGCGAATCGTTCGCAGGTGTTCCAGTTCAAGAGGGTGAACCTCAACCTTTCATCGATTCGACTGATATAAATCAGAGGCACAAATTAGCTTTAGCTGTGAGAAGTTTAAGTTTAGAACTGGCACGTCAGAAAAGCAGAAGGCAGCAATCg ataCCTCGAGAGAATAGTTCTAACATCGGGGGATTATTGTCTGTAGCAACAGGCAATTGGGGTTGTGGATCAAGATTAAGAGGTGATCCACAATTGAAGCTTGTCATACAATGGCTTGCAGCTTCTTTGGCAGGTGTACcaagattaatttattataccgCAGGAAATTGTTCTTTATCTAAG TTGGATACAATAAGTAGAGTTCTTCTAGATAGACATTGGTCAGTAGGTGATTTAGCTGCAGCTGTATTAAAGTTTTCTCTACAAGCCATtgaaaaaagagtagaaaacaAAAGTAATCTTTTTGAAGAATTAATCGGTACGGACAAACTGAGTCCTTAG
- the LOC127063591 gene encoding uncharacterized protein LOC127063591 isoform X1 produces MALVMLPCDLPWWPAVVKQLDRAALAKNSTDLLDAMQRLHDMCNISLDPEEDIQDPELFTGLAKFLDEDLDSIEREQVFKKTIPRMVERAKSLRSTKPPQGLHYSLQQQGDSVEYSYAFVSSLIANAFFSTYPKRTTKTHPTLRDFNFTNFFKHLHTNCQKAKLKSIFHYYDYLENEGALDGRVIISRQVMTSKQWLTIEDWLESNVPLCPLTIRHEGRLGRQETETVYVCFASARFGGGVLDGDVTQETIHLATHPEMIAAILSVEALEDNEALVVENVRRISIINDPHNRAIFEAVPKPNTVTICCIDPEDYSRLPLTQFEEDNILREMNKSLLGFRQRHVPSSPTDPIKTELDTDGSLGARRLSPIGESFSSTPPEIENENKFYEIGDATKDVETTTFGELSKSPSGTELRTKPNGKFVRSASPRRVCKDSSCMNKKNRFIVLGSSGEVLPVTRKSLGQMSVYSSCNSQSTDSFHSAKDTMDEEVDEEEQKLTRRYSSQLDTPERRGTFAQRLKEALKRESTATGASTSNTSSGESSYAVGISIAGSHVCDQDIKLKRGGSRGFVLRDETVDEDFLKESLEAEQKWLGRFRQSQPPAFQRRETNASSRYSFSTEYNSDFCSELEEVYEQLSKWLEDPIAEDENRELDARDRAVVRFAGSLLKRALSESFAGVPVQEGEPQPFIDSTDINQRHKLALAVRSLSLELARQKSRRQQSVSESEEIEYYEDALSDEATITKDTKDFQRRKLRAVAFTSEVYQTLVDDHTTVYLPKSIDRKISGTDDNISGSTCVNNTTHGNPIEKSIQCLVNEIPRENSSNIGGLLSVATGNWGCGSRLRGDPQLKLVIQWLAASLAGVPRLIYYTAGNCSLSKLDTISRVLLDRHWSVGDLAAAVLKFSLQAIEKRVENKSNLFEELIGTDKLSP; encoded by the exons ATGGCTTTAGTTATGCTTCCTTGCGATCTACCATGGTGGCCAGCTGTGGTAAAACAATTAGACAGAGCAGCGCTGGCCAAAAACTCTACGGATCTTTTGGACGCGATGCAGAGATTGCACGACATGTGCAA CATAAGCCTAGATCCCGAGGAAGACATTCAAGATCCTGAGTTGTTCACAGGATTAGCAAAATTTCTCGATGAGGATCTCGATTCTATCGAACGTGAGCAGGTATTCAAAAAAACCATACCACGAATGGTAGAGAGAGCTAAATCTTTGAGATCTACGAAACCTCCTCAGGGCTTACACTACAGTCTGCAGCAACAGG gagATAGCGTCGAATACAGTTACGctttcgtctcttctcttATCGCTAACGCATTTTTCTCAACATATCCAAAAAGAACGACAAAAACACATCCCACACTAAGAGACTTCAACTTTACGAATTTCTTCAAACACCTTCACAC GAATTGtcagaaagcaaaattgaagaGCATATTTCATTACTACGATTATCTTGAAAACGAAGGTGCATTGGATGGGCGAGTGATTATTTCGAGACAG GTAATGACGTCAAAACAATGGTTGACCATAGAAGATTGGCTCGAAAGTAATGTACCACTTTGTCCTTTGACGATTCGTCACGAAGGTCGTTTGGGAAGGCAAGAAACAGAAACTGTTTACGTCTGTTTCGCAAGCGCAAGATTTGGAGGTGGAGTACTCGACGGTGATGTTACGCAAGAAACCAttcat CTAGCAACTCATCCAGAAATGATCGCAGCAATTTTATCAGTCGAGGCTTTGGAAGATAACGAAGCTTTGGTAGTGGAAAATGTTAGACGTATATCCATCATAAACGATCCCCATAACAGAGCAATATTCGAAGCTGTTCCCAAGCCTAATACC gTAACCATTTGCTGTATAGATCCAGAAGATTATTCAAGATTACCATTAACGCAATTCGAAGAAGACAACATTTTGAGAGAAATGAACAAGTCCCTTTTAGGATTTCGACAAAGACACGTACCGAGTAGCCCAACAGATCCGATCAAAACCGAATTAGATACCGATGGAAGTTTAGGAGCTCGGAGATTGTCACCGATTGGTGAAAGTTTTAGTAGCACTCCACctgaaattgaaaatgaaaataagttTTATGAAATTGGTGATGCCACGAAAGATG TTGAAACAACGACATTTGGTGAATTGAGCAAATCACCGAGTGGTACTGAACTTCGAACAAAACCAAACGGTAAATTTGTTCGATCAGCGAGCCCTCGAAGAGTTTGCAAGGACAGCAGTTgcatgaacaaaaaaaatcgttttattgTTCTTGGATCTAGCGGTGAAGTTTTACCAGTCACTCGGAAATCTCTTGGTCAAATGTCTGTTTACAGTAGTTGCAATAGTCAAAGTACGGATAGTTTTCACAGTGCAAAAGACACGATGGACGAAGAAGTTG aCGAGgaagagcaaaaattaacGAGGCGATACAGTTCGCAATTGGATACACCCGAAAGACGAGGTACATTTGcacaaagattaaaagaagCTCTCAAGCGAGAAAGTACAGCCACTGGTGCATCTACTTCCAATACTTCTTCCGGTGAAAGTAGTTATGCCGTTGGGATAAGTATCGCGGGAAGTCACGTCTGTGATCAAGATATCAA ATTGAAAAGAGGAGGTTCAAGGGGATTCGTTCTGCGAGACGAAACGGTAGACGAAGATTTTTTGAAAGAGTCTTTGGAAGCAGAACAAAAATGGTTGGGTAGATTTCGACAAAGTCAACCTCCGGCAtttcaaagaagagaaaccaATGCTAGCAGTAGATATAGTTTCAGTACAGAATATAATTCTG ACTTCTGTTCCGAATTAGAAGAAGTCTATGAGCAATTGTCAAAATGGTTGGAAGATCCAATCGCAGAAGATGAAAATCGTGAGTTGGATGCACGAGATAGAGCAGTCGTTAGATTCGCTGGTTCGTTGTTAAAAAGAGCGCTTAGCGAATCGTTCGCAGGTGTTCCAGTTCAAGAGGGTGAACCTCAACCTTTCATCGATTCGACTGATATAAATCAGAGGCACAAATTAGCTTTAGCTGTGAGAAGTTTAAGTTTAGAACTGGCACGTCAGAAAAGCAGAAGGCAGCAATCg GTTTCTGAATcagaagaaatagaatattatgAAGATGCTCTGAGCGATGAGGCAACGATAACAAAGGATACGAAGGATTTTCAACGCAGGAAACTGCGAGCTGTTGCATTTACTTCTGAGGTATATCAAACCTTGGTCGATGATCATACTACTGTATATCTACCCAAGTctatagatagaaagatctCTGGAACTGATGATAATATATCGGGATCGACTTGTGTCAATAATACTACGCATGGAAATCCTATAGAGAAGTCCATACAATGTTTAGTAAACGAA ataCCTCGAGAGAATAGTTCTAACATCGGGGGATTATTGTCTGTAGCAACAGGCAATTGGGGTTGTGGATCAAGATTAAGAGGTGATCCACAATTGAAGCTTGTCATACAATGGCTTGCAGCTTCTTTGGCAGGTGTACcaagattaatttattataccgCAGGAAATTGTTCTTTATCTAAG TTGGATACAATAAGTAGAGTTCTTCTAGATAGACATTGGTCAGTAGGTGATTTAGCTGCAGCTGTATTAAAGTTTTCTCTACAAGCCATtgaaaaaagagtagaaaacaAAAGTAATCTTTTTGAAGAATTAATCGGTACGGACAAACTGAGTCCTTAG